GGGCGCTCGACGCTGCCGGCCACCAGGACGTGGCCGTGCTGGCGTACGCGGTGAAGTACGCCTCGGCGTTCTTCGGCCCGTTCCGGGACGCGGTGGAGTCGGCCCTGGAGGGGGACCGCCGCACCTACCAGCAGGATCCGGCGAACCTGCGCGAGTCGCTGCGCGAGGTCGAGCTGGACGTGGCCGAGGGCGCCGACATGGTCATGGTCAAGCCGGCGCTGCCCTACCTGGACGTGGTGGCGGCGGTCCGGGCCACGGTGGACGTCCCGGTCGCGGCCTACCAGGTCTCCGGCGAGTACGCGATGGTCGAGGCCGCCGCCGCCAACGGCTGGGTCGACCGCGAGCGGGTGATGCTGGAGACGCTCACCTCGATCCGCCGGGCCGGCGCGCAGATCATCCTGACCTACTGGGCGGTCGAGGCCGCCGGCCTGCTGCGCGAAGGCTACTGACCACCGGCGGGCCCCGCCCGCCACCACCGGCCCTCCGCCGGCCCCCACCCGCCGAGATCCACTCGGAATGCGGCAGGTCGGGCTCTCCCGGCCTGCCGACACCCCGACATGCCGTAACTCGTGTCGATCTAGAACGACCACGGCCCGCCGCCCGGGTCCAGACCAGGGCGACGGGCCGTCGATCTCAGCACGCGACCGCTCAGATGAGTGTGCTCCAGGTGACCGGGCCGACCACTCCGTCCGCCGCCAGGCCCCGGGAACTCTGGAAGTTCCGTACGGCGGTGGCGGTCACGGAACCGAAGGCGCCGTCCACGGTGAGGCTCGCGCCCCGGGCGTTGAGCGCCACCTGGAGGCCGCGCACCAGGTCGCCGGAGTTGCCCTGCTGCAACGGCAGGATCAGCGCGGTCCAGGTGATCGGGCCGACCACGCCGTCGACGTAGAGGCCCTTGCTGCTCTGGAACGTCCGGACCGAGGTGGTGGTCCCCGAGCCGAAGTAACCGTCCACGACGACGGAGATGCCCCGGCCCCGCAGCAGGTACTGGATCACCCGGGCGACCCATGACGTGGTTCCCTGCGACACGCTCGGCCAGCCCGTGCTGCCCAGTGGCGCCGTCGAACCCAGGCTGATGCCCCGGTTGGCGAGGAACGTCCGGGGGTCCGTCGTGGTCAGCCGGGGCCGGTGTACCTCGAAGTGCAGGTGCGGTCCGGTGGAGTTGCCGGTGGTGCCCATCAGGCCGATCAGTTGGCCGGCGAGCACCCGCTGCCCGTCGCTGACCAGCACCCGGTGCAGGTGGCCGTAGTAGGAGAAGTAGCTGTCGGCGTGGTCGATGTGCACGCTGTTGCCGGTGCGGCCGGGTAGCGGCCCACTGGTCGGGTCGCCCGGGTAGGAACCGGTGCGGATGTCGCGCACGGTGCCGGCCGCGATGGCGTAGACCGGGGTGCCCTGGCTGTTGGCGATGTCCCATCCGGCGTGGTCCGGCCGGGAAGGGGTCTTGTACCCGGAGGTGAGGGTGCCGAGCGTGGGGTTGCTCCAGCCGGGGGTGGCCGCGCTCGCCGCAGTCGGCAGGCCGACGGCCCCGATCCCGATGCCGACGCCCAGAGCCGTGAACACCGCACGGCGGCTGACGGCCGATCCGGATGTTCCGATGGGACGGTCGTTCTCGGACATGGTCCACCCCTGGTTCGCGCGGGTTCGGTCGGCTCGCCGGACCGACGGGCGAACAAATCGTAGATCATAAATATGGATCTGGCGACGGGTAGTCGGAGGCTTGTTGCGGAACGGGGAGGTGGGGACCGTGGAAACGACCACGGCCCGCCGCCCCGGTCCAGACCAGGGCGACGGGCCGTCGATGGAACAGGTTGCTCAGTCGTCGTCGACGACGGTGCCGAAGGCGATCGGGTCGGCCAGGTCCAGGCCCGGCACACCGGCCACCACGAGGGCGAACTTCTCGTCCGACTCCCGCTTTCGGTCACCCTGGACGGCCACCGTGAACTCGGCCGACGTCTGTCCGGCGGCGAGCGTCTGGCAGCCGGCGTACGGCGTGAAGTCCTGCCCGGAGCGGGCGGTCACGCCGAGCGTGGCGGCGCAGAGCACGACCGGCCGGGACAGCGGCCGGGAGACCGTGACCGTGAAGGTGGCCGCGGTGTCGCCCTTGTCCCCCTCGGTGACCGTGACGTCGGCGACGCTCAGCGAGGCGCGCGAGCGGAACCGGGCCACCTGCGGGTCGTGGTCGCTGGAGCCCCGCGAGCCGTCCCCGGCGTGCTCCGCCGGCCAGTCCGCGTTGATGTGCGCCGCCCGCACCTGCACCAGGTCGGCGTGCAGGGTCTCGTTTACGAACAGGTGGTCCAGCGTCTGCGCGTGCCCCTCGAAGCTGTACGAGTAGGCCGACGACGGCACGTCCGCGACCAGGTCGTCCCAGAGGTTGCGCAGACCCGCCTCGTACAGCGGGCCGAGCTGGTCCGACGGGGTCGGGTCAGCCGCCGTGGCGATCGGGTCGTCAGGGCGGGGGAAGACGTTCAGGTCGCCGCCGTACACCACCCGGGCGTGCGGGTCGGACGCCTCGATCGCGGTGACGATCGCCGCGCCGTACCGGGCCTGCTCGGTCCGCTGCCCGACCCGGCTGTCCGGCCCGGACGAGTAGTGGTTGCTCAGCGCCCACAGGGTGTACGACTCCGCGCCGCCCGGGGTGGCCC
The nucleotide sequence above comes from Micromonospora pallida. Encoded proteins:
- a CDS encoding peptidoglycan-binding protein, with translation MFTALGVGIGIGAVGLPTAASAATPGWSNPTLGTLTSGYKTPSRPDHAGWDIANSQGTPVYAIAAGTVRDIRTGSYPGDPTSGPLPGRTGNSVHIDHADSYFSYYGHLHRVLVSDGQRVLAGQLIGLMGTTGNSTGPHLHFEVHRPRLTTTDPRTFLANRGISLGSTAPLGSTGWPSVSQGTTSWVARVIQYLLRGRGISVVVDGYFGSGTTTSVRTFQSSKGLYVDGVVGPITWTALILPLQQGNSGDLVRGLQVALNARGASLTVDGAFGSVTATAVRNFQSSRGLAADGVVGPVTWSTLI